TTGGGACTCCTCTCGTCTTCGTTGTGCTTTACCATGGCGAtccaaacgaaataaaacaagatatGCACAAGTACTCTCTAATTACCTTAATGTTTCTGGCGTATTTCTCAAAAAAACGAGATCAATTCAATGTTTCAGTTTCAGTTTGATACAACTCGTTTCTCGGCTTGTCAACATGAAATGGTGTCGCAACTCGTAACCGTTGCCAGATTTACTTTCATCCACCACCTGTAAACGGCTAGCCGCTAGCGGTCCGCCGTCCGCGGACCTGCTCTCTGCTGCCTCACTGCCTGCTCTTTAATGTATTtatattctcatttttttatgtaatgtTTTAGAAATTGAGTAATGCTTATGTATGCCAAATTGAGAATTTTTGTAATCGATTACAGCATAACATTttcgaaatcaaaattatgTTGTTAGAGaagtatatttttcttttgctcgtTGGGTCgttgtaaaatatttaaataaatattatcaAATATCTGATATTGTAATACATATTTACGTGGATTTAATaattttgcatttgatttAACGACGAAAACCAAATCGTTAAAATTTGATGTGGCACTCGCTGAGTCGCTGTTGAGTATAAAAAAGGAGGCCACGGTGTCATTCAGTCGTCGCGGTCTTTGTTCGATCCTTTTTGCCGTTGcgttttcatttgttgtcTGAGCTCTCGCACGATGACAAACCCCGAAAATCCTTCAGTTCCTCCCGAAGTTGTTCCAGAGTGGAACATAAAATTCAATCCTGTAGAAGTGAATGGAGACTTGAAAGAACACTTCACAAACTACGAGCAGCATGGACTGATGAAGAGCGAACCTGGTGGTTTTCTCTTAACGGATGAGTATGCACGCCATGCCAAAGAAATTTCACGTTTTCAACCAAGAAGCGACGACGTTTGGGTAGTAACCTTTCCAAAATGCGGTAAAATcctttttcaatcatttttaagattttttttatgtaatagctacatttttataaaataataattcgtaaaaataaatatcctAGTGGTATTTGTTTAGCAATTACTGCTATTACgtcacaatttatttctttgtcatcaatttttttggccgtagcctTGAAAGTCTAGTAGCCAAATGGCAACCTTGTATTTCTCCCCGCCTATTTTAAAACACAtagtttgaaacaaacaaatacaaatctCTCGGATCTTGAAAGTGTTAACTTTTCGTATTCTCCCGCACATATAAAATTGATaactttgaatttgtttacttaGGAACGACGTGGACACAGGAATTAGTGTGGATGATTCTCAACAATTGTGATCCAATTGGATCTAAGGCACCACTAATAGTTCGGTCACCCTTTCTAGAGTATGTCAGTTGTTGGGATGTCATTGAGAGCTTTAACAAGACATTTCCGTTTTCGGTTTATGAACTATATGGACTCTTTAAGGTTCCCATACATGATTGGTAGCTGTCTTCCACCAGAGCACAGCAAAATGCTGATTACACTTGATAAGGTTGAGCAAATGCCTTCACCAAGAGTTATTAAAAGCCATCTGCCATTTTATCTTCTTAATCCGAAGTTATTGGATACTTGCAAGGAAATCTAGTTCCCTTAATCATATTTGTAAACCGTAGGCGATTGGTTGTTACTAATATTTTATCTGCTGTGTTTTGCAGGTGGTTTATGTAGCCCGTAATCCAAAAGATGTCattgtttcatattttcatCATCACAAACTGATTCAGTTTCATAATTTTACTGAAGATGTTGAAAAATTCGCCCGATACTTTATGGATGATGAACGTAATctatattattttcaaattgatattCTAAAACGTACCGTGGTTTTATGAGCATGTTGTTGTTTCAGTCCTGTTCTCTCCTTTCTTCCCTCATATTATTGAAGCCTGGAACAAACGCCACAACCCAAACATGCTCTTTCTCTTCTACGAAGATCTTAAAAAGGTACAGGTCGCGGATTTTCTTTTGAGTCAGCCGTCGCATTGGACAAGAcgaatatttgaataataataatgacacGTTAATAGGATTTACTTGGAGAAATTAAGAAGGTCGCCACATTTCTTGACAAATCTCTGTCGGAAGAGCAACTTAAAAATCTCaaagaacatttaaaatttgatactTTTTCGAAGAACGAGTCAGTCAACATGGAAATGGCCAAAAAGTTAGGCGGATTCAATCCCGATGGTCACTTCATTCGCAAAGGTAATTAACCTAGTTCTACAGCCATAACAATGATAAGTTGTACCAACTATTCTTTACTTCGGTGGCTGCAGGGAAAACTGGTGATTGGAAAAATCATTTCGGCCCAGAGgtgaataagaaaatcgatgagtggatggaaaaaaacttGAGTGGCACTGACCTCCAGTTTACAACAGAACTTGAATTCCAAGATTAATACTACTCGCTAATACTGCAAATGTTCAGTGCAATATTGTTTTGAACAATTACGTATTATATCATTGCTTCAGCATAACAACATTACGGTTCGACTGCTTACCGTGAAACACGTACACTCTAATTTCGCTTGCCAGTACATCTAACTTGTCTTTGAAAAATCACCTCTtcaaccatttaaaaaatcaaatcaattgggcggcgtaaaaaaaaaaaaaacattgatgaCCCAAAACGATTCGTATTACCCACATTCGTATTGCCCGTATTCAGCACTGTAATTCGttctttggaaaaataaaaataaatatattcttatgtaattgaataaaagttgtcgaaaaataaaaatcaaacaacgtCCAAAGCTTGTTGGCAGGTCTTGAATCCCCGagataaaaaattgataatcCTGTAAAAACGTGAAGtgatttttagttgtttttgaCAGTCATAAAGGAAGTACTATCTTTAACTCAAGATATGTGGAACCATTCGCGTAGCATGAGGGGGcgtaagaaaaatgaagcgaCATAGCGGTCGGCTTTTTTCACTGTTTTAAAAAGGTATTGTAGATTATACTGTAACTGCACTATGCACTCTCACTGCAACTTCAAAGAACTGACAGTCTGACATGTAGAGGAGGGAGGCGGCAGTGCCAAATCATGCcaactttcattttcttccatccaAGTTGATTAAACGCGCTTGCGGAAACACATCTTAAAAACAAGTTAAACGTGTACACTGTACAGTTGGAACTTGAGCATAAATTCGGATTTGTTTGACGTTTTATTCTCAGTGTAAATAATATGACCTAACAGGAATTTGCTTGTCCgcctgattttatttatttaagaaagGACCTTTCGACTATTCGCGTCGCCGTTGACTTTAGATATCGGCTTTCTCCCATAGTAACACACGCGATAAGTAACAGTCAACAGTCAACAGTGcgtcgttatttttttttagctacGATTTAGTTGTGAAGCAAAGCTTGAGAAATAAAGTGTCCTTCGATTTCCTTAGCGATGTCGCAAAGCAACGAGAAAGTGATCGGGAAAGCAGGAAATGTCGAATTTAAAGTGATCCCCAAAACTCTGACCAGTCCATTTACTGAGCACTTTCCTAATTACACTGAAGGATTGGCTAAAGGGTCACCCGGTGGATTTGTCCTGTCTCCAGAATACGCTCGTCATGCCGAAGAATTGCTGCAATTCCAACCGAGAAGTGACGATGTTTGGATTGTTACTTTCCCGAAATGCGGTACAATCGCCTACTAGCCTTTTCATAATTAATAGAGAACAATTAAAAAGTAACtaataaatgaaattctcTTTCAGGAACCACATGGACACAAGAATTAGTGTGGATGGTGATGAACGATTGCAACGAAGAAGTTGGGTTGACACTACCTTTGAATCTACGTTCCCCTTTTCTTGAGTAAGTTATTAAAGATGCACTTAACACTGCATAGacgattaaaaatttacatattGTAATTACCTTTTTCCTCTTGCTTCAAAACTTCAAAGGTTTCCTTACCTCACTCCGGCGCAACCGAAAGACGCTCCACTGGAATTGAATAAATTAGTTTCTTTGGAAACTATTGAAAAGATGCCATCGCCACGTCTAATCAAGACCCACTTGCCATTATACCTTCTCCATCCAAATCTGCTTGACACTAGCAAGGTGCGACATTTTCCGTAGTCGCCATAATTCAGTTCAAATTacatcatttcatttccatttcgtATTCAAGGTAGTTTACGTGGTCCGCAATCCAAAGGACGTAATCGTTTCCTACTTGTATCACCACAGACTGATCAAATTTCAGTACTTTACTGGAACATTGGATCAGTTTGCTCAGTATTTCATGGATGACGAATGTAGGTCAAACGCAAACTAGGCCACCTAACTGTTTGTTTTAACTGTTTGTCCTTTTATCATTCGATTATTGGTGCTGACCGTATCGCGCAGTGTACTATTCGCCGTTCTTCGCTCACGCCTTGGAGGCTTGGGCTCAGCGCCGTCACCCCAACATGCTGTTCCTTTTTTACGAGGACATGAAAAATGTACAAATACCACTTTCGCTTTACCTTGTTAGCTCTACTGATTATAGTTACCTAACCGCGCTTTTTCAATGGCAGAATTTGAGGGGAGAAATCGAACGAGTCGCTGATTTCCTTGGTAAAAGCTTGTCGGGAGAACAACTGGCCAGACTCGTCGCTCATCTTCAGTTCGAAAATTTCGCAAAGAACGAATCAGTCAACTTTGAAGCGGGAAAACAAATGGGTTTTATGAACCAAGAAGGGCGTTTCATCCGAAAAGGTATCCATCATTATTTCAACTTGACGCAATTATTCCgtgctaataaaaaaaaacgacaaccAAATCctattatttgaaatgaaaggaGAAACAGGAGAttggaaaaatcatttcagtcCGGAACTAAACGACCGAATCGACCAATGGATCGAGAAAAACCTGGCGGGGACAGATTTGAAATTCGTCACGGAATTGCGATGAAAATTGGCATTACTGGAACAATCTTTCttgtgaaaaaatttacagtCAAGCTGGCAGACTAGTTGACAGTCGCcttgagaaaacaaaataaataaataatacaagtTACCAAAATGTTGTAGAATAAAATCCAGTTGGCTGTAACGGTTTGGAGGATGATTGACACCTGAGGATGAATGTTTACCGCGATCGAACTTGGATatggaaatcaaaattcacATTTCACAGTCCGCAAAGTAGTGTTGCATAATTCCTGGAAATACTCGaacccaataaaaaaagaaaacaagagagCCTCGAATTTGCGCCCTCATTGTAAAATCCCCGACAAAAATcggtcaaacaaaaaaaccgaTGATTCAGCAATATCAATAAAACTGTTTCCCTAGCCAAATCAATgccataataaataaaaagattacaaTTTTAAGCAATATTTaatgaagttgaaaaagaaatgtggcGCACTCGGTATGCAAATAATGAGGCCCCATCGTTTTTTGATAGATGGCAGGctaataatattcaaatgtgGATTTTCACTTCTCTCATTTCTCATTCATCGTGCAGGTTCAATTATGCAAacgatattaaaaaaaaaaatacataaatggATAACAAAACCAGCACAGCGAGAAATAATGaatcaaaaaagggaagaaagatTCTGGTTCGGTGTAGCAGATTGCGTATAAATTATAGCCACAATCAGCGATTGACAAATGGAACTGGGCGTAGTCCGGGACGTCAAACGAAATCTGATGACAATTACAAAACAATAACTTGAAAAGAACCCTGGACTGGAACGAAAAACTGTTAATACTCGCACACGAATAAAGCGAATAACAAAGATGAACAAGACAATGCAAACCCTTCTATAATTGATGCCTGATGGGCTTATGCTTAACCCAACACCAAACAcgcattaaatattttaaaaatcaagacTGTGTATGCAAGATTACAAAAAGCACAATTATAGCCTAGTGCagtaaaaaatttggttaCAAAACGAACGTGATATTAAAACAACAAGACACTTGACAAACTATTCGATAAAAGTAACAGGCGAGAGGGTCGCATTTCACGCGGTGAAGTTACAACCGAGACCCAATCCAATGAGCGAAGTAAAACATCCGAGTCACAAAAAAGTGCTAAAGTGAGAGTTAACTTCTGTGTGAatagcagcacacacacacatagacacaGAGAGAGGGCACGGTGGGTGAGCCACCTGTTTTACgatttgaaagaaaaccttGCGCGTCTGCTTcgttctgttttcttttgtttattgcacatccattttcttcttgtcttggttttttttttgttcttctcccGTTGCCTTCGACGTTCCCAGAGACTAGACGACTATTTAAAAAGATATACAGTGTATACGTATGTACCGTGTAcagcatttcattttgtgaGCGTGAAATTGCTgaagagtgctgctgctgccgacgAGGGTTGGCCATTGCTGATGGGTTTtcttcactctctctctcttctcccaaatttccccattttcGAACATGTCATTCTCATTCGACGCGGTCGAGTTCATCGCACGACTTGGATTTGCTTCGGTCCACAACAGCAGCCCGAACAAATAGGtagggggaaagaaagaaaaaaacaataacaaacaaaataaattgattaaataaaTCACGAGAGATGATTACTAGACTAGACCAGCAGCACCTCGGCAAGATGCGCTGCGGTGAGCGCGCAAGGTGGCTGTGacggtttgaaaaaaagtgaatgtCTACTAGTAACTAACTACAAATGGCTGTTGGGAAAGTTGAGAGCGACACTGTCGACAGAACTGATATAATTGGTCGATCATGGCTGGAAAAGACGTGCTCGACGGAGCGTGTagtgaaaaaaagagcctACCTTCTATTTGCCGTGTCCCGGCGGGCGGCGTGAACCACAACCTGACCGTTGCGAATGGATTTGAAAACGGCTATGGCCTCGGCGTGCGACAGGCCTTGCAGGGGTGTGCCGTTCACGGCCAGGATCTCATCTCCTGCGtaatacacacaaacacacaaaagacgaTGGATGGTGATGAAAACATAAACATGGAAATTTCATTAACGCCGTAACATTATGATGCCGACTATATACGACGTTCAGAGAGCCGTAGTTGgaagaaagtaaagaaaagagccgaagaagaaaaacacttcAAGACACGAAAATGAACTGGGCGTTAGTCTCAGCAGTTAGCATTTCcctgttttgtttcgttttttttttattttattgatttccctTTTGTTGCCTTGATgccagtttgtttttgttttctcagtTGGCCGcggacgccgccgccgccactctACACTACCAAATAAACGGAGTGATGACGGCCGtagaataatcaaaaaaatattatttcaactATATAACCCGGGCGCTAAACCGCAAAAAGGGAGGGGATAACAAAAATTCCGTTGtggaattctcttttttcaaattgagacCAACGGCCGCCACAAATTCCAAGGCAATAATcgtaacaaaacaacaaaagagacgaaaaaggacgaaaggaaatgaaatactttagaaaaataataataaaccaacCTTCTCTCAAAGTGGCTTCTTCGGCTGCTTGACCACTCGGGAAAATCCTGTTGAagagataaaaacaaaataaataaataaataaataaatagaaaaaatcatttttctcctGAATCTCATTAGGGCAAAATGACCGAATAGAGAGATAAAGATATGATCCCTACATTTCCGTATAAATTACAAAtgttaagaaaaaacagaaaataaactAGGGTATCCTATTATTACGTTTTGACATAAATGCCCATGGATCCTTTTGGAGAATCTCGTCCGCCGACGACGCTGAAGCCGAGACTCTTCTTGCCCGCCCCTTTCTCGTAGGTGATGGTGTAGATGAACAGTGACAAGGATTTGGGTCGCCTCAAACCCACTTCGCTTGTAGAGGTCGTGACGGGAGGACCGTGAGTCGAAGTTGCCGTCGGGTCCGTCGCCATGTTCAACGGGCCCATAGATTTGCGTTGCGGGTGGGCCGACCGTGAGCGACGCTGATGATGAAGCGTCTTATTGCGGACCGCggccgtcgtcgttgtcgttaTGTCACCTTGCGTCAGTTTATGGATCGAGGCCAAGGCCGGTGACGACCGGATGCTCGGATCGTAATAACGAGGTGGCGACGGTGAGGAAACCCGAGGCGTCGGTGTAGGGGACGGACTGTTCTCCGCCGTGTCCGTGCAACTCTCGTCCGTCGTCGCCGTCGAGcgaccgctgctgctgcagctgctgctacCAACGGCGTCGGCGCTGCACCGGGCGATGACAATGTCCACCTCCTTGGGCGAATTTTGGAGAATGTCGCGGGCCTCCTGGAGTCCGACGCCACGCAGCCGACAGCCATTGACGTTGATGATCTCGTCGCCGATTTGCAGACGGCCATCCctggaaaatgacaaaatgaattcatctcatttgaataataataattgggGTAATCACAATCACAAGACTCACCTGTGGGCCAAAGCTCCTGGTTCGATGCCGGCAATGACATAACCCACCGATCCCGAATCGGGACTGGGCTTCTTCTTGATGTAAATGCCCAGTTCGCCCGTTTCTCCTTTGACTAGTCGCAACATTTTGAACTGTCGTTGCGGTTGCTGCGGCTGGGCTTGCGGCGGATGCTGCTGCGTCTGGTACTGCGGGGCGTAGGCAAAGGACGAGGACGGACGCGGCGGCTGCTGAGTGACGTGCTGGGCGCCGTAGCCGGGAGGTAGAGAAATGTGATTCAAGGCGTCGTTGAAGTGTGACGCGCCTCCAATTTCCACCAAAACCGACGGCTGCAGCCACTTTTTGCGATCCAGCGAAGAGGAACGAGCGTATCGGCCGGCCTGTGCAGAGTCGCTGATGACGGGCAAGTGTCGAGGACTGCGCGATCCGGCCGTTTCCAGCGTTCTCAACTGGGCCACACCAAACATGACGGTCGGTTCCTTTCGACTGctgttgagctgctgctgcatgccGTCCGGCTgttgactgttgttgttgcagcgGCAGTTGCAGcatctgtgctgctgctgctgctggctcacTCGTCCATCCAGCACGTCAAAATCTCCGTCCAGCGAAAACTTGTCGGCCTGAAGATGATCCATTGGTCGGTTTTTGGTCGGTGTAGGTGTTGGGCGGGCCGGTCTTGAATGCCCGGCCAGTTCCGGTTCCTGTTCCACCGATTTCAGCGACGACACGAACGAAACGTGAATGCTGCTGGCCGGATCCGGTTTGCCGCTGTCGGCCGACGCCCGTCGCGGCGATTCGTATCCATTGCGGGTCGCATCACTTTCATATCCGCTCTCCTCCGATCGATGGCTGTTGGCCGACGACGTTTGCGTGGCTTCGGCCGCCGACAGCGGCAAAGCGGCCAGGGAAAAGCTCCTCTTCCGGCGGACCAGTTTGAAAGTTTCCTCGTGCTGATTCTGCCTGACACTGACGACACTCCGGTAGCGAATGGAGGCCAATTGCAGATCCGGGTGAGAAGATTGACGGGCAGATTCTTTGATCAAATCATCACAGCTGGCGGTCGTGTTGGCGTTCAATTCCGAGCCGGACTTTGAACAAGAAACAACTGGATTCGATGCTGGAAGGTGGTTGTGgctcttgctgctgctgctgctgctggccgtttcCACCTCGGCTTCGCAGCTGGACGAGAGGAGAGGGCGATGAAGACGTGAgcgaataaaagaataagggAAATGACTCTTCTTGCTGACCGTCCCAGCCACGTCCGGCTGGATATCCCCCATGACGCCCGAAGAGGCCGACACGTTCTCCAAACTGATGGAGCGATTGGGTAACGGCATCAgacggttgctgctgctgctactcccGCCACTGATGGTGCTGATGCTACTCTCCCGGATCAAAATGGTTTTCTTCTGAGCCTCTTGGATGACGTCCGGAGCGTCGGCCAGCACCAGCATCATCGGGTGAGGAGTTGACGGCTCCTGGTGCGACGTGGGcggatgctgttgctgttgttgttgccctgCCGCGATGGATTCGGCACGCGCCATCATCGAGGACGAAGGTTTTGACGAGCGCAGAAACAGGTTGCGGAGTGATTCGACGCGACTGACCCGTCGCTTGGCGCCCGTCTTGTTGTTTACAACAGCTGGACGGcatcgttgttgttgttgttgttgtggctgcaAGAGTTTCTTGCCACTCACAGACGGGGCCACACCCTCACAACACGACTGGGCAAATGGATTTTCGAGTGGGATCGCCGTCGGTGACGAGCTGCTggccggtggtggtggtggcactGGTTCGACCGGTCCGTCTCCTTctccctgctgctgctgctgctgcccatccATCAGCGGAGTCGAATCGCTGACGTTGGCTGACGGCTGATTCACCACTTTCTTATTCTGTTCCCACTTGCGGCCGACCTTCTTGCCCCACGTAGACGGCCCGCCTgttcaatacaaaaaaaaacaacaaatgagaAGAGAGTGAGccgtgaaaatgaaaataaggcGAACACAAATCGTAAATATCTTGGCAGGAGTTTGCACAAGTCCGTCCTTGCGCACCACCAATGCCGATCGGCCAATTGGTGGCGCGGACACACTCAGACACGCACACGATTCGATTCCATCTCTGTCATTTGTTTCTTGCCGTGTCAAACGCCTAACGATGGATACGCAATCCAGCCCACCGCAGAGAGATGCGGAATATTGGGTgcgcgagagagagacaatTAAGTCAATTTCGgcacgacttttttttttctccccttcaaGTTCAGTTTGGCTAGAAGAAAGTGGattggcgtttttttttttttttacgggcGAAAGTGAACGTCGTTGGTGTGTGTCTTTTACCATTTCCCAAGGATGGTCGCCCAGTCTATTTGGCTATTCAATAGTGGTGGGGGGGCCCATCGCGAAGAACCCAGTAAGATGACCAAGCACGGCCGTGCTGCTCTTTTCAGactttagtttctttttctttctctttttgttacCATTTGATCCGTTAggtttcttttgattcgaaTCACGCTCGGCGTGTTGTTGTGATTACCAAACACACACTGTGGAGAGACGACACATCCATATTTATATGGGATATAGTTTAGACTCGAAACGAGTTTGTTTGTGATTTCTTCGGGGTTGTTGTCGCcatgtgtgggggggggggatcgtTGGACAGTTGGTGagttgaacaagaaaacaaataacttttttttgaaacgaaAGTTGTCGAGTCACAAAACTGATTTCTAAACGTCCGAGTAAAGTTCTCTCTCGACTTGTTTCGCTGTAAACACATTTTCTGACTTGTCTTTCTATTTCTGCTGAATTGCTGGTGCTGGATGGATCTAACCCGTGAACGTCTCGTTtcgggagagaagagaaaacgcGAGTAAAAAGTGGGGTAAAAGTGCAACACCATAAATAGACGAATACGCACAATAACTaacgggataaaaaaaatacaagcgTCAGCCAGATATTTTCCATAGTGGCGAATCTTTTCAAGCGTTGGCTATTTTGGAGACGAAGAAAGTTTGAATCGTCCTTTGGAGCGTGGTGGCAggcaggaaaaaaacaatttcaaaatattggggggaaataagaaaagaaactgaccTTTCAGCTTGTGGCTTTTCGGCGAGTTGATGACGACCATGGCCGGAAGAGCTTTGACGGTTTGATAATTGTTGTCGTCCAGCGTGTCCCTTTCGCTGCGACTGCTGGCAATCAGCTGATCCTGATCGGCTGCTCCGCTGCCATTGGAATCCAAGGAAACCAACAGGGCTGCTGCCTCAGTGGCCCCTACTGCACCACCATTGGACTCTGACTGCAACTGCTGGCCGTCCGTCCGTCGCCGGAAGAGCCTCATCTTTCCGTTTCGAAATGGCCCGTTgcttttgtctttcttctctttttttgtctttgactTCAAGGTTTTCTCTCTATCACCACTGCTGCGGCTGCATCGAATGCCACCGGATTGTTGTAACCCGAGGGGCAATGATCGGCTGGGTCAAATCACACGCAATGGCAACTCTGCAACgaatcaaaaacacaaaaagaaaaatgttgaaggtGTTTTCTCTCAGCGACAACATCCACAGCACGAAACGACACACGAAGATTCCAGCAGCGACTGTCAAATTGTTTTGATACACAAagtcaaaacaacaacaacaacaacaacgagagGCGACGAGTTAACACGAGcgatggagaaaagaaaagaaaaacgagggCGAGCGAGCAGCTGATGAACGAAGCGACCGCTCGGCACGAAGGAGCTGCCCGAACTGAGAGACACGCGTGCGGCgcttccgtcgtcgtcgtcgtcgtcgtcagtcGTCACCGTTGCTCCGCTccgtgatttctttttcttcttctacttttccCATTGCTCCCCCCCCTCCAAGTGGCACACTCACACGCTGACAGAGTCGCTCAAGACACcgcaggaaaataaaaagaagaaaaacaagaaaattaaaggCGCCGAGCGAGCGCAACACCTTCGACCAAAGAATCTTTGgcgttgttattattattccccttttttttctcggcttttatttttgtattttttggctggaaaaaaagaagaagaagaaattgaaccGAATGATGTCGGCGGATTAAGGTTACCAACccgggaggggggaaaaaatcggAGCGCGCGCAACAACAGTCGAAAAGACgttggaaaaatataaacattGAGGAGAAGAACCCAGCAGGCACCTACGACCTATACCGCCCGGCAACACATTCTCTGAATCAgaactactactacaactaccAAGAATTTGTATAGTCTCCTTTCTCTCGTCatgtaattcattttcttgtgaATATGCTAATGGAATTATAGAGGGGGGGATCCAGCAGAAGAAGTCGACGGTGGGCCCCGACGTTGGGGGGAcaagcgaaaaagaaacaacctgTTTGTTGTAGTTGGCTGTCTATCCCGCCCCAAtgtcccagcagcagctaattCCATCGTCGTGACGGCCCTACTACTATACTCAACACGTTGGGAAGTGCCTCAGTGGACCGGTGACTTGTGCGAGCTCAATGCTCTGATGGCGTGAGAGAATTCTCCTCCGACTACGCGCTACCGAActgtgtaaaaaagaaaaataagaaacagaaaaaagaaaaacgaatttccGAGATGATGGCCGACGCGTTGACTCCGGTCGAGTGTTGAGCCTCTGCGCTGGTCGAGTCGCCTCATTAAATACCAATTATtcttgtttcccccctcttcttctt
This DNA window, taken from Daphnia pulex isolate KAP4 chromosome 2, ASM2113471v1, encodes the following:
- the LOC124188768 gene encoding sulfotransferase 1A3-like, translated to MSQSNEKVIGKAGNVEFKVIPKTLTSPFTEHFPNYTEGLAKGSPGGFVLSPEYARHAEELLQFQPRSDDVWIVTFPKCGTTWTQELVWMVMNDCNEEVGLTLPLNLRSPFLEFPYLTPAQPKDAPLELNKLVSLETIEKMPSPRLIKTHLPLYLLHPNLLDTSKVVYVVRNPKDVIVSYLYHHRLIKFQYFTGTLDQFAQYFMDDELYYSPFFAHALEAWAQRRHPNMLFLFYEDMKNNLRGEIERVADFLGKSLSGEQLARLVAHLQFENFAKNESVNFEAGKQMGFMNQEGRFIRKGETGDWKNHFSPELNDRIDQWIEKNLAGTDLKFVTELR
- the LOC124188764 gene encoding uncharacterized protein LOC124188764; protein product: MRLFRRRTDGQQLQSESNGGAVGATEAAALLVSLDSNGSGAADQDQLIASSRSERDTLDDNNYQTVKALPAMVVINSPKSHKLKGGPSTWGKKVGRKWEQNKKVVNQPSANVSDSTPLMDGQQQQQQGEGDGPVEPVPPPPPASSSSPTAIPLENPFAQSCCEGVAPSVSGKKLLQPQQQQQQRCRPAVVNNKTGAKRRVSRVESLRNLFLRSSKPSSSMMARAESIAAGQQQQQQHPPTSHQEPSTPHPMMLVLADAPDVIQEAQKKTILIRESSISTISGGSSSSSNRLMPLPNRSISLENVSASSGVMGDIQPDVAGTVSKKSHFPYSFIRSRLHRPLLSSSCEAEVETASSSSSSKSHNHLPASNPVVSCSKSGSELNANTTASCDDLIKESARQSSHPDLQLASIRYRSVVSVRQNQHEETFKLVRRKRSFSLAALPLSAAEATQTSSANSHRSEESGYESDATRNGYESPRRASADSGKPDPASSIHVSFVSSLKSVEQEPELAGHSRPARPTPTPTKNRPMDHLQADKFSLDGDFDVLDGRVSQQQQQHRCCNCRCNNNSQQPDGMQQQLNSSRKEPTVMFGVAQLRTLETAGSRSPRHLPVISDSAQAGRYARSSSLDRKKWLQPSVLVEIGGASHFNDALNHISLPPGYGAQHVTQQPPRPSSSFAYAPQYQTQQHPPQAQPQQPQRQFKMLRLVKGETGELGIYIKKKPSPDSGSVGYVIAGIEPGALAHRDGRLQIGDEIINVNGCRLRGVGLQEARDILQNSPKEVDIVIARCSADAVGSSSCSSSGRSTATTDESCTDTAENSPSPTPTPRVSSPSPPRYYDPSIRSSPALASIHKLTQGDITTTTTAAVRNKTLHHQRRSRSAHPQRKSMGPLNMATDPTATSTHGPPVTTSTSEVGLRRPKSLSLFIYTITYEKGAGKKSLGFSVVGGRDSPKGSMGIYVKTIFPSGQAAEEATLREGDEILAVNGTPLQGLSHAEAIAVFKSIRNGQVVVHAARRDTANRSKSKSCDELDRVE
- the LOC124188767 gene encoding sulfotransferase 1B1-like; this translates as MTNPENPSVPPEVVPEWNIKFNPVEVNGDLKEHFTNYEQHGLMKSEPGGFLLTDEYARHAKEISRFQPRSDDVWVVTFPKCGTTWTQELVWMILNNCDPIGSKAPLIVRSPFLEFPYMIGSCLPPEHSKMLITLDKVEQMPSPRVIKSHLPFYLLNPKLLDTCKVVYVARNPKDVIVSYFHHHKLIQFHNFTEDVEKFARYFMDDELLFSPFFPHIIEAWNKRHNPNMLFLFYEDLKKDLLGEIKKVATFLDKSLSEEQLKNLKEHLKFDTFSKNESVNMEMAKKLGGFNPDGHFIRKGKTGDWKNHFGPEVNKKIDEWMEKNLSGTDLQFTTELEFQD